The sequence GGTGTCTCTATTTTGATCCTTATTTTGCCACCTATAGGTGATAATAATGACATTGTCACGCCTCCAATTAACCACCAGCTATTCCTGCACTCCACACTTCTTTCTATGTAGCCCAGGAAATGGCTTGTGGCCTGAGGTGAAAATTCATGTTGCtgtttccttttaatattttggtcCTCCAGAACCCTCAGGTCATTCTCTGGTGGAACTGCTCATGAGGATTCCCTCTCCAAAGCTGTGCTCATGTCTGGGACTGTCCCAACCCATGTGCAGGACCTTGAACTTGGATTTGTTGAACAAGAAGAGGTTTTTACGTTCCCAACATTCCCAGTGTCCCTCCTGATGGCATCCCTCTATGTTCTTGTGTCAACTGCAACACTCAGCTTCCTGGCACCTGCAAACATGCTGAGGGTGGTCTCGATCTCACTGTTCATCTCCttgataaaatattcaaaatcaTCAGTCCAAGGCAGAGGCCTGGTGGCCTCGTCTCTGGCCTCCACCTGTACATAGAGCCATTGACCATCACCCTCTGTCTGTTCCTCATCCGTTCATTAGACCCCCTTTTAAACCCACGTGTGCAATTTAGAGATAAAGATGTTATGTGTGACTGTGTAAAAGCCCTGACAGAAGTTCAGGACAACACCAGTTGCCCTTTCCTTGATGCCCAAAGCATTCTATCTGGGGAGGACCTTCTGTTCCTGGCAGAGCATAAGTGAATCTTGAGGTCACCATCtactctttattttaaaaaactccaGCAGTTACCAGGACAGGATTaggaacagaaataaagcaggttgagggaggtgaaCATCCTGTTTCCCACCACAGGTGAGGCCGCATGGACACGAACATGGTTGACCAAGAGCAGTGCAGGGCCACCATGACACTGATGGGAGTGGAGGATCCTTGAgatgaggagaagctgagagagctgggagttCTCCCAGGCAGGAGGCAAGAATGCAAATGGGACACGTTGTCAATATGCCATGGAATGACCTCACTGACGACAACCCAATGCTTGTAAGCTTTGCTTGAATCTTCTACATGTCCTGGCATGCACCATCAACAACAACACCTTGGTCTCTAATTCTCGCAGCTAAAAAGTATCACCAAGGTCAGGTGGAGATGGCCTCAGGGGCAGAACATGAAATTGCACAATTCCACAGAGGAACAACCAAACCAtgcaaagaaggaaagaggagcTCGCTGGGTGTCCATTACTAATTATTGGGTTTTGCTCACAGGAACAAAACATTAGGACTAATGATTATAAGTTATGACACCTTGTGGCTTGAATGCGGAATAAGTGAATTTGATGTTACAGAtcagtttgggaaaaaagggatcaAGCCATGTTTGTTCTTATTTACGGGATTTCTTAATGAGGCTGAGGAATACACTTTAATTTAGACAGTGTACATGCTTGAGTAAACTTCAGAAATCCAAATGGGCCATAACAATGGAACATGTTCAGCCTAAACAGCCTGTCATTTTCCAGATTCTCCCTCTTGCTCCCACAGAAGACACGAAAGAACAAACTCTATTTCAGAAATCAGGAGCAGCACCCAGTCACCAGAACCTTTCCAAGATATGGTTCAGTGACCTTCCCAGGGCAtcaccagctccctcagcattCCTAGGTGCAACACAACAACTGACAGACATCCAGAGGCACAGAACAGAGTCCCAGTCTTCACAAGACAcccacaaaccacaaaacacgAGTTCCAGAAAATGACCTCACTGATGACATTGCATTTCTGCTGGGTTCTTGTTGTTTATTCAGCCCTTCCCTGACACACATCTAACATTCAAATCCACCCAAATGCCATCTCCTAAAGCTGCCGACAAGGTCAGATGGACATGGCCTCAAGAGCTGGATATGACACTGAAGTGTTGTGGGAATGAAAATACACCACACCTCGTGACTCATCAGGCCAGGCAAGACCTGTTGGCTGGTGAATGCCCCAAGGCCATGGGACAAGGCTGTCCAACCCATCCAGGACCTGCATAAAAGCCGGCCCAGAGCCCCTCTCACTCACACACTCCTCCTGACTCTGtctcctcctgttcctgctgacAACCAGGTGAGACTCAAGTCCCCaactctcctgctcctgcacctctCACCCCTCTCTTCCAGCACtctcagccccagcctcagcagccctcacacctccccacagccccacaacaGCCTCCACACTCCCTCACCCTCCAGAATCACTGCCCCTCACATCTCCATGCCTCTACCCTGCCTCACCCCTCTCTCTTCCAGGCACCCACCACACCACACCCATGGCCTGCAACAGCCTCTGCCGTCCCTGCGGACCCACCCCGCTGGCCAACAGCTGCAacgagccctgtgccctgcaatgcCAGGATTCCCGCGTCATCATCAACCCTTCTCCTGTGCTggtcaccctgccaggacccatcatgacctccttcccccagaacacCGCCGTCGGATCCACCTCCtcggctgctctgggcactgagctcaatgcccagggacagcccatctCTGGGGGCTTTGGCTTTGGTGGCTTTGGCTATGGCATTGGCTATGGCTGTGGATTTGGCTACGGCCTGGGAGGCCTGGGCTGCTATGGCAGAAGGGGCTATGGCTACAACTGCTAAGGAGCCTCAGCACCACTCCTGACACCAACCACCCACTCTCTGGAACTCATCTCAGGCATTGAAAACGTCTCTCTGTGCCAAGGCTCTCAAACGGGCTCAgcacttccagctcctctctcagGGCACCAAccaggcagcagccaagggcccagcccaggctgcctgcaAACATGGCccatctctctcctcctcttcctccattccctgctctgcatcaCCCCTTTGTCTATGTGCAGTCTCCTCTGCTGCAAACCTCTTCTCCCAAGCCAGAGACCATGAGACacctctgctgggctgcttcTTCTGTAAAGCAGAAAGTCTGGCACAACCTCCTGCAAGCAAAGCAGCTCGGCTGATGGTTGCCCTACTTGTACCTCAGACCAGCTCccttcctctggctgctcctgagtTTTCACTGTTCTACCTCAATAAAGTTTCCCTCCATCATAGCTTCAAATGAATctgtcttctttcttctcctgagaTGCTTCCAAACCCTTCTCAGTTCTGTACCAGGGTTGTAGAGACCACTGGGGTGGGTGAAAAAGTGGTCCAAGACTTCTTTCACGTGTTACTTCCCCAGTTCTACAACCCCCTGGCACACTTCCCTCGTCCAGTGCACTCCATCAAACCTTCAGCTACTGAATCACAGGCTTGGATACACCAATGGAGATCTATCCCTGCCTCTGGCACAAGCCCCTCATCATCCTCCAGGCTGTGTGTCCCCTTTGGCTGGACACCAACCTGGCTGACCCACATCATCTTCCAGGCCTCCATCCCCTCAAGCAGGTCCACGCCTTCCTTGACTTTGGAGGCTCAGGGTTCAACACAGAATTCTGATCTTAGTacaggagagcagaggctgagatTCCCGCACTCCCTTGTGCTGCCCACACTGTGGGGATGAGCCCAGGACACAGGAGGAGTTCCTGGTCAGTGAGCACACATGGCTGGGGCACATCCAATTCTTCATCCACCAACACCCCAAGTGCTCCTCTTtggggctgctctcaatccccTCATCACCCAACCTGTATCATGCATGTTTGGGACTGATGTGAagccttgtgaaggctgacctagaacagagaccagacaaagctaaagaataaagtagggatttattagaAGGCTTTAATGGATACACCTcaggcagcacaagagcccagacgaggctacacccaagatgaacccaaaatggtcacaaaataGATGACTGGTCACggggtctcacacttttataaattTTGGTGCATTAGCATTTTGGAGTTAATTGTTTAATTACAGCTTTGgcttatgaagtcccatccttcttgtttttctctcttcagtccaccgTTGTTTATGCTCCTGGGGCTGAAATTTGGATTGgctgtccttggtccccagctagagaaggaattgttttgtctccctactctgtgagGAGAGCTCACCATTCCCCAATATGAAGCTCTGAagtacacactaaagcagtacagaatctaaaaaatacaaaaactaaAATCTGAGGCATCAGCTCCATTCCAGGTAAGGgagattctgcccctctgctcttctctgctcaCACTAGAGAACTGTGTTTATCTCTGGTTTACTGGGAATAAGGAAGACAAGACAGTTGGATATCATCCAGAGTATGACCTAGAGGATGATCTGGGGCTGAAGGTTTGGGACCACCATTGGCCTTGACATTGGGGCATTTTTTCAGGCAGCTTCTCTATCAAATCATAAAGTGGggagtggtttttttccctcgGCTTTCCTGTATCATGTCCAGCTATTGTGGATGTGTCTGTCTGACCTTGGCAGGCAGATTAAAAGGTGTCCATTGGCAGTCCATTAAAAGGTGGCATCTTTTAATGAGCTGGGATTGGTTCCAGCCTTGTTGGATGAGGGAGAGGGAACAATATCACGTACCTGGACTTGTGCATAGCATTTGTTCCTGTACTAGAAAGCATCTGCGTATTCACTCTGGAAAGCTGTGGAGTTGTGGTTGGACCATGTGGTGGATAGGGAATGGATGGGATGGTCTAACTCAAAGAGGACAGTCTAAGTCAAGCTGTTGTGTCTCCTCCATGTGTGTGGAGAAAGGGCGTGACTGGTGACAGGCAGAAGCTCCTATTTGTGGGGAAGGATGAAattttgacaagaaagtctctCACAGATATGaatgcttagcagaaagatttggAAATGTAGAGTttgatgaaggaatagagatggaagcaagttttgatgtagaagaaaagaattgttgagccagtcttactggataactaAGGAGGCAAAGGGTATGTTAGTTGGAAGGGggttttatgacttagagcaaaggatgAACTCACTttaaacaagaagatgtttttactaagcagaaagatagcacaaGCAAACAAGTTAGCAAGTGTTCCAAGTAGAAAAAAAGTCTCAGAACTTTttactgcaagaaaactgaaaaacaatttttagcTTAAATTGTAATGTACTATTTTTTAGTGCTTTgagaatagtaacatgaatatattaattataGTAGTTctgataggctatagataaaagttaaggtatagattggttctactgtatgaaGATGTTCAGCAAAGtaaagtatataatgcattgtaactAAAACTAAAAGGTCTTTAGGCTTGCTTGCcgctggagctgacagctgtaggcacaaGCTCTGTCACTCATGACTTTAGACTGCTGTAATGTCTTAGATGTaataaacagtattttgaaGAACTGtctggagtcccacatctctcattcaATCTCTTACACCTATTGAGACCAGTATTATTCCCCATCTTTGTCAGGGACATGGACGGTTGGATTTTGTGGGATGTTCAGTGAAATTCAGAGACCAGAATAAGCTGAGTAATGTGGTTGGTtggggagggaaaggatggCATCCAGATGGGCTGGAATGGGTTGGGGCAGCGGGATATTGTCAGTTTCATGGAGCTGAATGTGGCCAAGTTGCGCTTGGTTTGAAACAATGCCAAACATGGCTGTTGACTGGATAATGCAACGAGTTGAGAGCAGCCCagtggagaaggacctgggatGTTTTTGGATGAAGAATTGAACATGCCCTGGCCATGAACACTCAGAGACTCCCCATGCCCTGGGCTCATCCCCACAGCGTGGGTAGCAGGTGAGAGGGGAATTCTGTCCTTCTGCTCTTCTGGGATTGGAGATGTGTACTTGGAAGACATGGATATGCTCAAGCAGAGCTGTAGATGACCCTGGAAGATGATGAGAGTCTGGAGCAACTGGTGTCCAGCCAAAGTGAAAACAGGATCCATACATGTCTTCTATCAGAGGCAGGGATCGATCTGCATTTGTGTATCCAGGCCTGGGAACAAGCAAGTGAAGGGTTTGTGTGACCCAAGGGAAGAGCCAAGTGTGGCAATGTGTGCCCATGAAGGAAGAGGACACTTCACAATGTGCAATGCAAAAGAATTTTATTGAGGCATAAAGAACAGCGAAAGTCATGAGCAGTAAGTGGAAGAGGCCCTGCTGAGGTACAAGGAGAGCAACCACCAACTAAGGCCCCTTGGCTTGCAGTTTTGGCCAGAGCATCAAGGATTTCCTGCCCTCAGTGGGAGCAGCACAATGGTGGAGGTGCCTGATGGTCTCAGGCTTGGGAGGAGGGATTTATCcagaggggacaggacagggccaAAGGCTCCATGGACAGCACAGAGTGGGAGAACAGGAGGCAGATGGGCCATGTTTGCAGGCAGTGTGGCCTGCTGCCTGCTTGGTGCCCTgagagcagaagctgctgagcaCATTTGGAAACCCTTAGCACAGAGAGGCATTCTCAGAGCCTGAGATGAGTTCCAGGGAGTGGGTGGTTGGTGTCAGGAGTGGTGCTGAGGCTCCTCAGCAGTTGTAGCCGTAGCCCCTTCTGCCATAGCAGCCCAGCCCGTAGCCATAGCCCTGCCCGTAGCCAAATCCACAGCCATAGCCAAATCCACGGCCATAGCCAAAACCACGGCCATAGCCAAGGCCGTAGCCAAGGCCAAagccaaatcccccagaaatgggctgtccctgcacattGAGCTCAGTGCCCACGGCAGCCGAGGAGGTGGATCCGACAGCGgtgttctgggggaaggaggtcatgatgggtcctggcagggtgaccagcacaggggaagggtcGATGATGACGCGGGAATCCTGgcattgcagggcacagggctcgtTGCAGCTGTTGGCCAGCGGGGTGGGTCCACAGGGACTGCAGCGGTCGTAGCAGGCCATGGGTGTGGTGTGGAGGGTGCCTGGAGGAGAAagggtgaggcagggcagggatacAGGAGGGTGATGGAGTGTGGAGGCtgttgtggggctgtggggagggatgagggctgctgaggctggggctgagggtgctggaagagaggagccagggatgcaggagcaggtgGGTTGGGGGCTTGAGGCTCACCTGGTTCTTGGAAGAAACAGGAGGAGAAGGCTTGAGGAGAAGTGTGTGAGGGAGAGAGGCTCTGGGCTGGCTTTTATGCTGGTcctgcaggggtgggacagCCTTGTGCCATGGCCTTGGGGCATTTTTTAGGCAGCAGCTCTTGGCTGGCCGTGCCTGGTGTGTCATGAGGTGGGGAGTGTTTTCCATCACAGAATTCTGCAGTGTCATATCCTGCCCTTCAGTCTGTGTCCATCTGACCTTGGAGGCAGCTTTAGAGTGGGAGTTGATCTTTGGGTAGATTTGATTGTTAGATACATGTCTGTGAAGGTTGGATAAACAAGCAGAGACCAGCAGAGGTGCAATGTTATCAGTGATGTCATTTTGTGACCCTtgtgtgctgtggtttgtggGTGCCCTGTGAAGACTGGGACTCTGGTGCCACTGGATATCCATCAGTCATTGCATTCCACCCAGGaatgctgagggagctgctgatATCCTCAGAAGGTCACTCTGCAATAATTTGGAAATGTCCCAGTGCCTGGGAGTTCTTCCTGATGGATGAAAACAGGCTCTTGCTCTTGTGTCTTGAATTGGATTGAGAGAGGATCTTGGAAAGTAGAGGCTGTTCAGGCTGCACTTGTTCCCATGAAATTGTCCATTTAGATTTCTATAATTTACCCAACAAGCCACTCCATCATTTAAAGCATATTTCTTGATCTCATTTAGAAATCCAATAGCCCACAACAAATGCAGGcccatcccttttttcccagcctggtgtgtGACATCAATTTGTTTATTCTGCATTCAAGACAAAGAGTTTCATAACTTACATCCTCTAAATGTAATATTGTGTTCCTATTAGCAAAAAGGACTAATTACTAATGGATGTTTAGTGAGTtgctccttccttctctgtCACGGTGCTGGCGTTCCTTTGTGTGATTCTGCAATTCCACATCCTTCTCTTGGGGCCGTGTCCATCCTACCTTGTCGGCGGCTTTCAAGTGTATTAGAGGTTAAATGTTGGTCTTGACGGTTTATGTCAGGATGGGTTGAAGACGTGACCAAACCTTTGGGGTGATGGGGTGTCATCAGTGAGGTCACCCCATGGCACTggtgtgctgtgttttgtgtgcATGTGGTGAAGAGACACTCCATTTCCTCGAAGagcttttcacagaattcacagaattcacagaattcacagaatcactgggttggaagagaccttcaagatcatcgagtccgACCCATGTCCTAACtcctcaactaaaccatggcactgagtgccacatccagtcttgttttaaacacatccagggatggtgactccaccacctccccagacagaccattccagtactttatcgctctttcagtgaaaaactttTTGCTAAGATTCAACTTATATTTTCCTTGacgcagcttgagactgtgtcctctcgTTCTGTCAGAACCTGGGGAAAGAGACCAACCCTCACCTGGccacagccacctttcaggaagttgtagagagtgataaggtcacctctgattctccttttctctaggctaaacaaccccagcacCCCTTTTTAGGCTGCTCTAAGCTTTGCAGGTGTTCTGGGGGTGAGCATCTGCACCTTTGATCACGTTCTCTTCCTCCCTACCTTGGCTGCATCTCTCCAGGTTTGTCTATATCCCTGGCCTTTGCCATTGGAGATGGGAAGGCAATCCATATCACTTAGGGAGGTGTCCTGTGCTCCTCACAGTCTTCTGTGGGTTCATCCGTAGCTCTCGTCTCAGCTGGGCCCAGCAAGGCCACAATGTGGGGTCCCATTGCTGGGCTGTGACTGACACATGGAAAGGAAACCTCATGGAGCatgaggagaagaagaagaaccaCGAGGGGAACAATTATTCATCTATTGATTAGTCAACCCTTCAAACCCATATGTCTGCAGTTTAGAGATAAGGATGTCCTGTGGCACTGGTTTAAGGCCCTGATGGAATTCCAGGAATGTGATACTGGTTGCCATTCCCTTGTCCAAAATAGCATTTGACCTTGTGATCCCAATGGAGCATAAATGGATCATGAG comes from Camarhynchus parvulus chromosome 2, STF_HiC, whole genome shotgun sequence and encodes:
- the LOC115917690 gene encoding feather beta keratin-like, with the translated sequence MACNSLCRPCGPTPLANSCNEPCALQCQDSRVIINPSPVLVTLPGPIMTSFPQNTAVGSTSSAALGTELNAQGQPISGGFGFGGFGYGIGYGCGFGYGLGGLGCYGRRGYGYNC
- the LOC115900960 gene encoding feather beta keratin-like, which produces MACYDRCSPCGPTPLANSCNEPCALQCQDSRVIIDPSPVLVTLPGPIMTSFPQNTAVGSTSSAAVGTELNVQGQPISGGFGFGLGYGLGYGRGFGYGRGFGYGCGFGYGQGYGYGLGCYGRRGYGYNC